The following nucleotide sequence is from Agromyces sp. SYSU T00194.
CGACGTCGTGGGCGAGCGTCTGGTCGCCGGCGGCGACCTTCACCTTGGCGGTGCGGCAGCCCGGGAAGCGGTCGAGCACGGCGGGCACCTCGTCGGCGTCGACCGCCGGCACGGTCGCGTTGACGACGATGCGGTTGCGGTGCGCCGGCGGCGTCTCGCGCCAGCCGAAGTCGATCGCGGCGGCGAGCCAGGCGGATGCCTCGTCGTCGTCGTACTCCGCGAACGGCGCGAACTCGGTCCAGCCCTCGGGGCCCTCCATGAGCAGCGCCTCGCGCACGTCGATGCCGCGGAACCGGGTCACGAGCGGCAGCGCCACCACCCGCGCCGTCGCGAGCAGGTCGTGCAGGGTCGGCAGTGCGTCGGCGCTCATGCCCCCAGTCTGGCACCGCGCCCGCCTGCCGCCCCTGCCTGCCGCCCGGAACTAGGCTGGAGGCATGGGCGAGCAGGTCTCCGAACTCTTCGACGCGGGCGAATGGGCGGATGCCTCGGCATCCGTCACCGGCGGCGCAGCCTTCACCGACATCACGTACCACCACTCGCGCGACGGCCGCATCGCCCGGGTCGCGTTCGACCGGCCGGAGGTGCGCAACGCCTTCCGCCCGCACACGGTCGACGAGCTCTACGCGGCCCTGGAGGACGCCCGCACGAACCCGCGCGTCGGCGTCGTGCTGCTCACGGGCAACGGGCCGAGTCCGCGCGACGGCGGCTGGGCGTTCTGCTCGGGAGGCGACCAGCGCATCCGCGGCCGCGACGGGTACAGGTACGCCGACGGCGAGGAGGCATCCGGCATCGACGCGGCCCGCTCGGGCCGCCTGCACATCCTCGAGGTGCAGCGCCTCATCCGCTTCATGCCGAAGGTCGTGATCGCGGTGGTGCCCGGCTGGGCGGCCGGCGGCGGGCACTCGCTGCACGTGGTGTGCGACCTGACCGTCGCATCCGCCGAGCACGGCCGGTTCAAGCAGACGGATGCCGACGTCGGCAGCTTCGACGCCGGCTACGGTTCGGCCTACTTCGCCCGTCAGATCGGGCAGAAGTTCGCCCGCGAGGTGTTCTTCCTCGCCGAGGAGTACTCGGCCGAGCGCGCCTACGAGATGGGCGCCGTGAACCGGGTCGTGCCGCACGCCGACCTCGAGCGCGAGGCCGTCTCGATGGCGCGCACCATCCTCACCAAGTCGCCGACGGCGATCCGCATGCTGAAGTTCGCGTTCAACGCGGTCGACGACGGAATGGTCGGCCAGCAGGTCTTCGCGGGCGAGGCGACCCGTCTCGCGTACGGCACCGACGAGGCCGTCGAGGGCCGCGACGCGTTCCTGCAGAAGCGCGACCCCGACTGGGGCCCGTACCCGTGGCACTTCTGACGCGGCCGTACGGCCGGCGACCGCGGGAGCGAGCATGAGCCGCCCACTGGTGGCGGTCGCGGCGGCGGATGTCCCCGGGCTGGTCGCCGCGCTGCGCGCCGCGCTCCACGGTGGCGGCGCGGCCGTGTTCCCCGTGCCGGCGGGGCATCCGATGCATCCCGGCGCGGACGCGCCCGCCTCCGGGACGCTGGTCGGCGAGGTCGACGACCGCATCGCCGTGGTCGTCGAGACGAGCGGATCGACCGCTGCGCCGAAGCGCGTCGCGCTGAGTGCCGACGCGCTGCGCGCGAGCGCCGCCGCGACCGAGCACGCCCTCGGCGGAGCCGGCCGCTGGGTGCTCGCACTGCCCGGCCACTACATCGCCGGCCTGCAGGTGATCGTGCGCGCGCTCGCCGGGGGCACGGAGCCGCTCGTCGCACCGATCGACGGGTTCGACCCGGCAGGCTTCGCCGCCGTCGCGGCACCGTTGCGCCGTGCGCACGACCGCGCGTACACCTCGCTGGTGCCGGTGCAGCTCGCGCGCCTCGTCGAGGCCGCCGAGCACGACCGCGGCGTGCGCGAGGCGCTCGCGCGCTTCGACCGCGTGCTCCTCGGCGGCCAGGCCGCGCCGTCGGGCCTCGTCGAACGCGCCGCAGCCCTCGGCGCCCGCGTGACGCGCACCTACGGCTCGAGCGAGACCGCGGGCGGCTGCGTCTACGACGGGCGCCCGCTGGACAGCGTGTGCGTTCGGGTGGTCGACGACCTGGTCGAGCTGTCTGCGCCGAGCCTCGCCGAGGGCTACCTGGCGGCCCCGGTCGGCTCGCCCGCGCGCGTGGACCTCGACCGTGCCCGCACCGCGATCGCGTTCGCCACCGACCCCGACGGCACCCGCTGGTACCGCACGGGCGACCTCGGCTCGGTCGACGACGAGGGTCGCCTGCGCATCCGCGGCCGTGCGGACGACGTCATCATCTCGGGCGGCGTGAAGGTCGCGCTCGGCGAGGTCGAGCGTGCGGTGCGGGCCGTCGACGGGCTGGGCGATGCGGTGGTCGTCGCCGTGCCCGACCCGGAGTGGGGCGAGCGCCCGGCCGTCGTCACGACTGGCTCCGCCGTCGCCGCGGCGCGGCTCGCGGCCGCCACCGACGAGGCCGGCCTCCCGCCCGCCGCGCGCCCGGTGCGTCAGCGCACCCTCGACGAGCTGCCCATGCTGGCGAGCGGCAAGCCCGATCGCCGCGCCATCGCCGCACTCATGGCCGATGCATCGGAAGCCCCCAGCAGGGCCACGGACGACGAGCACGGTCGCCGCGATCCCTCCTGACTAGCATGGTCGGGTGGCACGTCAGACCCCCGACCGATCCGCCCCCCAGCCCGCGAAGCGCACGAAGACGTACGGCCGCTCCGGCAACCCCGCGCGCAACGGTCGCACGAACCAGCCCGCCGCACCGCGGCGCCGGGCGACCCTCGGCGACTGGATCTCGGGTGCGCGCCTGCGCACCCTGCCGCTCGCGATCGCGCCGGTCGTGGCGGGCACGGGCGCGGGTGTCGTGGCGATCCCCGACGGCCCGTGGCATCCGTACCGCGCCCTGCTCGCCCTGATCGTCGCGCTCGCGCTGCAGATCGGCGTGAACTACGCGAACGACTACTCCGACGGCATCCGCGGCACCGACCAGCACCGCGTCGGTCCCGCCCGCCTCACCGGCTCGGGTCTCGCGAAGCCCCGCCACGTGCTCATCGCGGCGCTCGCGAGCTTCGCGGTCGCCGCGGTCGCGGGCCTCGCGCTGGTCGTGATCACGCAGCAGTGGTGGCTGCTCGCCGTCGGCGCGGTCGCGATCGTCGCCGCCTGGTTCTACACCGGCGGGAAGCATCCGTACGGCTACTACGGCCTCGGCGAGCTGTTCGTGTTCGTCTTCTTCGGCGTCGTCGCGACGGCCGGCTCCGCGTACGTGCAGGCGCTCACCGTCAACCTCGAGGCGTGGGTCACGGGCGCAGGCCTCGGCCTCATCGCCTGCGCGGTGCTCATGGCGAACAACCTGCGCGACGTGGGGCCCGACCGCGCGGCGGGCAAGCGCACCCTGGCGGTGCTCGTCGGCAAGGCCGTCGGCCGCGTGCTCTTCGCCGTGTTCCTGCTGGTGCCGTTCTTCGCCGTGGCGTTCTTCGCGCTGCTCTACCCGACGGCGTGGCTGGTGTTCTTCGCGCTGCTCGCCGCTCTGCCCGCGGTGCTCATCGTCGCGACGGCGCGCACCTCGCGCGAGCTGATCACCGCGCTGCAGCTCGCGAGCGCGACGTCGCTGCTCTACGGCATCGGCCTCGGGCTGGCGTTCGCGCTCTAGAGATCGACCGGGTTCAGCGCTCGGAGTCGGTCGGCTGCTGCTTGGCGGATGCGCCGGAGTCGACCACTGCGCCGGAGTCGACGGGTGCCCCCGTGTCGGCGGATGCCTCGGGCTCGCCGGGCCCCGCCGCGTCACCGGATGCCGCGTCGACCGCCGCGTCCTCGGCGGCGTCGTCCTCGTGCACGACGGGCGTCTCGCGGTGGCGTGCGGCGTAGAGCTGCTCCGACATCGTGTCGCGCGAGCGGCGCAGGAAGATCACCGAGACGCTGAGACCGAACAGGGCGGCGACGAGCGCGGAGATCCAGGGGCTCACGCCGGCGAGGAGCAGTACGGTGAGCGGCACGGCGAACGCCAGGAGGCGCAGGGCCGTGTAGGTCACCCAGGTCGGGACGGATCGCACGCCCAACAGTGTAGATCGGCGCGGCTGCGCGCTCGCTGGGCGACGACGCTGCCGGCGGACTTCCGCGGATCCGCGCGCATCCGCCGGGAACCCGCCGTTCCCAGCCCACCCGCAGCGCTGGCACCTAGACTGTGGGAATGGCCCGGCTGCTCTTCGGACTCGGCATCGTCGCCGTCATCTTCACGGTGTACGCGATCGTCGACTGCGCGATGTTCGACCGCTCGCGCATCCGCGGCATCGGGCGCATCTGGTGGCTGCTGGTGATCCTGTTCGTGCCGATCATCGGCGCCGTGCTCTGGTTCCTCATCGGGCGCGGCCGTCCGGGCCGCCCGCCCCGTCGATCGCAGCGCACGGTCGCCCCCGACGACGACGCCGACTTCCTGCGCAGCCTCGATCGCGACGCGGCCCAGGAGGAGCGCATCCGCCGCCTCGAGGAGGAACTCGCCGAGCTCGACGACCGCGACGAGCCGGGCGAGCGCACCGAGCAGCGGCGTCGCGACGACGACGGCGACACGCCCCCGAGCAGCCGCCCGAATGCCTGACGCGTCGCCCGCGCCGAGCCCGGCGAGCGACGTCGCCCACGCCTTCCTCGAGGGCGCCGTGGCCGCCGGGGTCACCGACCTGGTCGTCTGCCCCGGATCCCGCTCCCAGGCGCTCGCGCTCGCCGCAGCCGAGCTCGAGCGCACCGGTCGCGTGCGCCTGCACGTGCGCATCGACGAGCGCGGCGCGGGCTTCCTCGCGATCGGCCTCGCCCGCGAGTCGGGACGCCCGGCCGTCGTGGTGACGACCTCGGGCACGGCCGTCGCGAACCTGCACCCGGCAGTGCTGGAGGCGCACCACTCCGGGGTGCCGCTCGTGGTCCTCACCGCCGACCGCCCCGCGGAGCTGCAGGGCATCCGCGCCAACCAGACCACGGTGCAGCCCGGCATCTTCGGCGTCGCGGTGCACTTCGAGCACGACGTCGCCGCCCCCGAGGGCCTCGACGGCGAGACGGATGCCGCGGCCGCCGTGGCCCGCGACGCGGTCGCCGCGTCGATGGGCCTGGATGCCGACGGCGGCTTCCGCCCCGAGCCCGGCCCGGGGCCGGTGCACGTGAACCTCGCGATGCGCGAGCCACTGTCGGGAGCGCGCACGCGCCCGGCGCCCGGTGCCGGCCGACCCGACGCGGAGGCGTCACCGCGCACGAGCGACCGGTCGGGTGCGCAGGGTGCGCTCGTGGCATCCGTCGTCGACACCGCCCCGCACGCCCGCGCCGCGGTCGGCGCGCACGGCACGCGCATCGCGCACGGCCCGCGCACCGTCGTGGTCGCGGGCGCGGGTGCGGGCCCCGAGGCCGAGCGGTTCGCCCGCGACGGCGACTGGCCGCTCTTCGCCGAGGTGGTGAGCGGCGCGCACTTCGGCCCGAACCTCGTGGTCGCCTACCGCGCGCTGCTGCGCGAGCCCGAGTTCGCCGACGGCATCGAGCGCGTGGTCGTGTTCGGGCATCCGACGCTCAGCCGCGAGGTGCCCGCGCTGGTCGCGCGCGAAGACGTCGAGTCGATCGTCGTCGCGCCGTCGGGCAGCGAGTGGTACGACCCGGGCCACGGCGTCGATCGCTTCGAGCGCGCCGTGCGCGTCGAGGCCCGCCGCGCGGTGGGCGAGGACCGCGCGTGGGTCGGTCGCTGGGTCTTCACGAGCCGGCGGATGCTGGAGCCGGCGCCGTCCGAGTCGTACGTGCCGTCGGTCGAGCCGACCCCGCACGAGCACGACCTCGACCTGGCCGAGATGGACGCACGCCGCGCGTACGTGCGTGCGAGCGTCGACGCGATGCGCGAGCCGGTGACCCGCCGCCGACTCGTCGAGGCCGTCTGGAATGCGACCTGGCCGCACGACCGCCTGCTGTTCGGCGCGTCCCGCCTCGTGCGCGATGCCGACCGCGCCGTCGGCGGTCGCCGCGTCACGGTGCACGCGAACCGTGGCCTGTCGGGCATCGACGGCACGGTCGCCACGGCCCTCGGCATCGCGATCGCGAGCCAGTCGCCGCTGCCCGGCGCCCCGGCCGAGGAGGCCGAGGCCGCGGCGCACGGCGTCACGCGCGCCCTGGTCGGCGACCTCACGCTGCTGCACGACGTCGGCTCGCTGCTCGCGGGCGCGGGGGAGCGGATGCCCCGCCTGCAGGTCGTCGTCGGCAACGACGGCGGCGGCTCGATCTTCGACGCCCTCGAGGTGGCCGGCACCGCCGACCCCGCCGACTTCGACCGCGTGCAGTTCACCCCGCAGTCGGTCGACCTGTCGGCGCTCGCCCGCGCCTACGGCTGGGAGCACCGCCTGGTCGACACGGCGGGTGCCCTCGACGCCGCACTCACCTCCGCATACGAGCGCCCGGTCCTCATCGAGGTGCCGCTCGCCCGCTGACGGGCGGACGACGGCCTCCGCAAACCCCCCGAACGGGGGGAGCGGAAAAAGGTGAGGAAGAGTAGCTTTCGAGCCATGACACTGCTGTCGCACTCCCGTCGTCCTGCAGTCTCCGCCGTCACGGCCGTCCTCGCGGCCGCGGCACTGCTGTTCGGCGCGGCAGCGCCGGCCATGGCGGCCCCGCCGAGTCCGCCGCCCGTCGAGAAGCTCGTCGCCCTCGGCGACTCCTACGCGGCGGGCCAGGGTGCCGGCACGCCGCTCGACGGGTGCCTCCGCAGCACCGCCGCGTACCCGTACCTGCTCGACGCGCAGGAGGCCGACCCCAAGATCAACCTGCTGCGCCTCGCCGCCTGCTCGGGCGCGACCATCGAGGACGTGATGGACACGCAGCTCTCCCAGGTGAACAAGGGCACCACGCTCGTCACCGTCACGGTCGGCGGCAACGACCTCGGCGTCGGCGTGATCTTCGACATCTGCGCGCCCGCCCCGGAGTCGCTCGCGTGTCTCACCGCGATCGGCGAGGCGGAGCAGCTGCTCGCCTCCGGGGTCATCGGCCAAGAGCTCACCCAACTCCTGGTCGCCATCTCCGAACGCGCACCCAGGGCTCGCATCGTCGTCACCGACTATCCGGTCCCGTTCGTCGCCGGACTGAGTTCGCTGACCGACCAGGTCAACGCGGCGACGCTCGCGCTCGACGGCCAGATCGCCTTCGCGGCGGGAACGGCCGCCGGTTCGGGCGCGAACGTCACGTACACGAGCCTCGACCTCGCCTTCCTCGGCCACCAGGTCGGCGACGTCGAACCGTGGCTCGGTGCAGACCAGTTCGACCCGCTCACGTTCCTGCACCCCACGGCACAGGGCCAGGCCGTCTACGCGGCCGCCGTGCTCGGCGCCCTCTGACCGACGCGGACCCGCGCCGGCCGGTCCACCGAGTACGCAGAGTGCGGAAACCTGCAGGGGGTTTCCGCACTCTGCGTACTCGGTGCGGGCGTCGCGGCCGTCGGCGGGATGCACCGCGAGTACGTCGCGGCCCGCGAGGGCGGCGCTCGGCGACTCAGCCGATCGCGTCGACGACGGCCTGGAACTTGATCGTCGACTCGGCGAGCTCCTCGCCGGGGTCGGAGTCGCGCACGATGCCGGCGCCGGCGTGTGCGCGCACGGTGCCGTCCGCGCCGATCTGCGCGCAGCGCAGCGCGATGGCCCACTCGCCGTCGCCATCGGCGCCGATCCACCCGACCGGCCCCGCGTAGCGCCCGCGGTCGAAGCGCTCGAGTTCCGCGATCGCGGCCGTCGCGGCATCCGTGGGTACCCCGGCGACCGCGGCGGTCGGGTGCATCGCGGCGACCAGGTCGAGTGAGGTCGACCCGTCACCGAGGGTGCCGTCGAGGTCGGTCGCGAGGTGCCACAGGTTCGGCAGGCGCACGGTGAAGGGCTCGGCGGATGCCTCGAGCCGCGACGTGTGCGGACGCAGCGCGTCGATGGCGCTGCGCACCGCGAACGCGTGCTCGGCGCGGTCCTTGGTCGAGGTCGCGAGCCGCAGCTCGGCGTCGTGGTCGCCGTCGGTGTCGACGCCCCGCGAGGCCGTGCCGGCGAGCACGCGGGCGCTCACGCCGCCGCGGTCGACGCGCACGAGCGTCTCGGGGCTCGCCCCCACGAGGCCGTCGACCGCGAAGGTCCAGGTGTCGGGGTAGTCCTCGGCGAGTCGGGAGACGAGTCGTCGCACGTCGGCACCGCGGGGCATACGCCCGCGCAGCTCGCGCGCGAGCACCACCTTCTCGAACTCGCCGTCGCCGATGCGGCGCACGGCCTCGGCGACGGCCCGCTCGTAGGCCTCCGACGGCAGCGCGCCGTCGCGCAGCCGCACGTGGAACGGGGCGCCGTAGGCGGTCGGGTGGGGGAGCGGCGGTGCAGCGCCGTCGGCGTCGACGACGCGGATGCGGGTGATCCACGCCCGCCCGTTGCGGCGACCGGCGACGATCGCCGGCACCACGAGCGCGCTGCGCGCGGCCGAGGCGTCGGCGAACGTGAACGAGGCGAATGCGACGAGGCCCGAGCCGGGCACCTCGACGGCGTCGGCGATCTCGGCGTCGGCCGCGACGGCCCGCCACGCGTCTGCCGCATCGGCGAACCGGGAGGCGCCGCGGAACTCGAGCCGCAGGGCCTCGCCCACGCCCACGATGCCCTCGCCCTCGCGCAGCCAGGCGAGCGGTGCGGACGCGTCGGCGAGCGGAAGCAGCTCACCCGGGTCGACGACGCCACGGGTCTCGACGTGGAGCCGTGTTCGTGCCGCCGGGTGCGCCGCACCCGCCGTCGACATGGGGCCCGTGAACGTCACGGCACCAGCCTACGCCGCGGAACCGGGAGCAACCTCCGAGTGCGTGCCGCCCGGGGTATCCGCCCGCCTGGGCCCCGGAATCGTGCGTCGCAGCCCATCGATCGTCAGCTCGCGACGACCTCGACGCCGCGCCAGAAGGCGACGTGGTCGGCCAGGTGGCGCGCTTCCGGGAGCGGCTGCGCGTAGGTCCATGCCGCGTCGGGGTTGTTCGACCCGTCGACGCTCACGTGGAAGTAGTTCGCGGTGCCCTTCCAGTGGCAGACGGTGCGGTTGCGGCTCTCGGTGAAGTACTCCGCGTTGATCGAGCCGCGCGGGAAGTAGTGGTTGCCGTCGACGACGACCGTCTCGTCGGACTCGGCGAGCACGGCGCCGTTCCAGATCGCCTTCATGGGTGTTCCTTCCACCAGGGGGACGTGGAAGGGCGCCGCCGGCGAGGCGTCGCCCCGAGGCCGTCGGCCTCGTTGCATGACAACGCATGGGCCCTCGCACGCATTCCGCCCACTCTGGGATTCTCCCGGACGCCCGCTGCGAGCCCGCCGAATCGCAATAGGCTGGTGGCGTGATGCGCGCAGACCTCTCCAAGCGGCCCGAGCAGGTGTCGGCCATGTTCGACCAGGTCGCCGAGCGCTACGACCTCACCAACGACCTGCTGTCGCTCGGCAACGCGCCGCTCTGGCGCATCGCGACGACCCGTGCGATCGACCCGCGACCCGGCCAGAAGGTGCTCGACGTCGCCGCCGGCACGGGCACCTCGAGCGCGAGCATCGCCCGCACCGGGGCGACCGTGGTCGCCGCGGACTTCTCGCCGGGCATGATCGACGTCGGCATGCACCGGCAGTGGCGGCACCGCAACCTCTCGTTCGTCGAGGCGGATGCCACGAACCTGCCCTTCGCCGACGACGAGTTCGACGCGGTGACCATCTCGTTCGGGCTCCGCAACATCGTCGACCCGAAGGCGGCGCTGCGGGAGTTCCTGCGCGTCACGCGTCCCGGCGGGCGCCTCGTGGTGTGCGAGTTCTCGCACCCGCCGATCGGGGTCGTGCGCACCGGCTACCGCTTCTACCAGCGCACCGTGATGCCCGCGCTGGTGCGGCTCGCGAGCTCGAACGACGACGCCTACGAGTACCTGAACGAGTCGATCGCGAACTGGCCGTCGCAGCGGGCGCTCGCCGGGTGGATGCGGGAGGCCGGGTTCGAGCGCGTGCAGTGGCGCAACCTGACCATGGGCGTGGTGGCGCTGCACCGCGGGTTCGTGCCCGCGTCGGCGTAGCATCCGTCACCCGGCGTCTCCCGGCGCCCCCGTGGCGGCTCGCGCATGGCGCGGTCGGTAGGCTGGTGGGGTGAATCCGAGCGTGCAGGTGCCGCGACGCGGCTCGAAGCTGGCGTCGAGCCTCGGGATCAGCGAACGGATCTTCAGCTCGAGTGAGGACCGTGCGATGGCCCGTGCGATCGACGCGGGGCTCGAGCAGGTCGAGGCCGGTCTCGAGCGAGAGGCGCGCTTCGCCGACCCGATCGCCGACGTCTCCGGCCGCTACCTCCTGGAGGCCGGCGGCAAGCGGGTGCGCCCGCTGCTCACCCTGCTCATCGCGCGGCTCGGCAACGGAACGACCGACGAGGTGCTCCTCGCGTCGCAGGCCATCGAGCTCACCCACCTCGCCTCGCTCTACCACGACGACGTCATGGACGAGGCCGACAAGCGCCGCGGCGTGCCCACCGCGCAGAACGTGTGGGGCAACTCGGTCGCGATCCTCACCGGCGACCTGCTCTTCGCCCGCGCCAGCCAGCTCATGGCCGAGCTCGGCGATCGCGCGCTGAAGCTCCAGGCGGCCACGTTCGAACGGCTGGTGCTCGGCCAGCTGCACGAGACGGTCGGCCCCGCCGAGGGCGAGGACGAGATCGACCACTACATCCAGGTGCTCGCCGACAAGACCGGTGCGCTCATCGCCGCGGCCGCGCGTGCCGGCATCGCGTTCTCGGGGGCGGACCCGGCCCTCGAGCAGCCCGTCGTCGACTTCGGCGAGCGCATCGGCGTCGCCTTCCAGCTGGTCGACGACGTCATCGACCTCGCGCCGACCGGCGACGACACGGGCAAGATCCCCGGCACCGACCTGCGGGCGGGCGTCGTGACGCTGCCCCTGCTGAAGCTGCGTCGCCTCGCGGCGACCGATGCCGACGCGGCATCCCTCCTCGACCGCATCGAGCGCGACGTCGTCGGGGCACCGGCATCCGCCGACGCACTCGAGGCGGATGCATCCGTCATCGCACGTGCCGAACTGACCATCGCCGAACTGGGCGACCACCCCGTCACGCGGGAGACGATCGACGAGGCGCAGCGCTGGGCGCGCTGGGCCGTCGAGGCGATCGCCCCGCTTCCCGAGGGCAGCGTGAAGAAGGCGCTGACCAAGTTCGCAGACACCATCGTGGAGAGAACGAGTTGACTCGCAGCAAGTTGCGCCTGGCCATCGTCGGAGCAGGCCCCGCCGGCATCTACGCCGCCGACATCCTCCTGAAGTCGGAGCGGAACTTCGACGTCTCGATCGACCTGTTCGATCACCTCCCGGCGCCCTACGGCCTGGTCCGCTACGGCGTCGCTCCCGACCACCCGCGCATCAAGGGCATCATCACCGCGCTGCGGGACGTGCTCGACCGCGGTGACATCCGCATCTTCGGCAACGTGCGCTTCGGCGAGGACATCACGCTCGACGACCTCAAGCACCACTACAACGCGGTGATCTTCGCGACCGGTGCGGTGCAGGATGCCCCGCTGCGCATCCCGGGCATCGAGCTCGAGGGCTCGTACGGCGCGGCCGACTTCGTGAGCTGGTACGACGGGCACCCCGACTACCCGCGCGAGTGGCCGCTCGAGGCGCAGTCGGTCGCGGTGATCGGCAACGGCAACGTGGCGCTCGACGTGTCGCGCATCCTCGCGAAGCATGCCGACGACCTGCTGCCGACCGAGATCCCGGCGAACGTCTACGACGGGCTGAAGGCCTCGCCGGTGACCGACGTGCACGTGTTCGGCCGCCGCGGACCGACCTCGGTGAAGTTCACCCCGCTCGAGCTGCGCGAGCTCGGCGAGCT
It contains:
- a CDS encoding AMP-binding protein, with the translated sequence MSRPLVAVAAADVPGLVAALRAALHGGGAAVFPVPAGHPMHPGADAPASGTLVGEVDDRIAVVVETSGSTAAPKRVALSADALRASAAATEHALGGAGRWVLALPGHYIAGLQVIVRALAGGTEPLVAPIDGFDPAGFAAVAAPLRRAHDRAYTSLVPVQLARLVEAAEHDRGVREALARFDRVLLGGQAAPSGLVERAAALGARVTRTYGSSETAGGCVYDGRPLDSVCVRVVDDLVELSAPSLAEGYLAAPVGSPARVDLDRARTAIAFATDPDGTRWYRTGDLGSVDDEGRLRIRGRADDVIISGGVKVALGEVERAVRAVDGLGDAVVVAVPDPEWGERPAVVTTGSAVAAARLAAATDEAGLPPAARPVRQRTLDELPMLASGKPDRRAIAALMADASEAPSRATDDEHGRRDPS
- a CDS encoding DUF427 domain-containing protein — encoded protein: MKAIWNGAVLAESDETVVVDGNHYFPRGSINAEYFTESRNRTVCHWKGTANYFHVSVDGSNNPDAAWTYAQPLPEARHLADHVAFWRGVEVVAS
- a CDS encoding SGNH/GDSL hydrolase family protein, producing the protein MTLLSHSRRPAVSAVTAVLAAAALLFGAAAPAMAAPPSPPPVEKLVALGDSYAAGQGAGTPLDGCLRSTAAYPYLLDAQEADPKINLLRLAACSGATIEDVMDTQLSQVNKGTTLVTVTVGGNDLGVGVIFDICAPAPESLACLTAIGEAEQLLASGVIGQELTQLLVAISERAPRARIVVTDYPVPFVAGLSSLTDQVNAATLALDGQIAFAAGTAAGSGANVTYTSLDLAFLGHQVGDVEPWLGADQFDPLTFLHPTAQGQAVYAAAVLGAL
- a CDS encoding DUF4229 domain-containing protein, yielding MRSVPTWVTYTALRLLAFAVPLTVLLLAGVSPWISALVAALFGLSVSVIFLRRSRDTMSEQLYAARHRETPVVHEDDAAEDAAVDAASGDAAGPGEPEASADTGAPVDSGAVVDSGASAKQQPTDSER
- a CDS encoding demethylmenaquinone methyltransferase, giving the protein MRADLSKRPEQVSAMFDQVAERYDLTNDLLSLGNAPLWRIATTRAIDPRPGQKVLDVAAGTGTSSASIARTGATVVAADFSPGMIDVGMHRQWRHRNLSFVEADATNLPFADDEFDAVTISFGLRNIVDPKAALREFLRVTRPGGRLVVCEFSHPPIGVVRTGYRFYQRTVMPALVRLASSNDDAYEYLNESIANWPSQRALAGWMREAGFERVQWRNLTMGVVALHRGFVPASA
- a CDS encoding PLD nuclease N-terminal domain-containing protein, whose translation is MARLLFGLGIVAVIFTVYAIVDCAMFDRSRIRGIGRIWWLLVILFVPIIGAVLWFLIGRGRPGRPPRRSQRTVAPDDDADFLRSLDRDAAQEERIRRLEEELAELDDRDEPGERTEQRRRDDDGDTPPSSRPNA
- a CDS encoding 1,4-dihydroxy-2-naphthoate polyprenyltransferase; the protein is MARQTPDRSAPQPAKRTKTYGRSGNPARNGRTNQPAAPRRRATLGDWISGARLRTLPLAIAPVVAGTGAGVVAIPDGPWHPYRALLALIVALALQIGVNYANDYSDGIRGTDQHRVGPARLTGSGLAKPRHVLIAALASFAVAAVAGLALVVITQQWWLLAVGAVAIVAAWFYTGGKHPYGYYGLGELFVFVFFGVVATAGSAYVQALTVNLEAWVTGAGLGLIACAVLMANNLRDVGPDRAAGKRTLAVLVGKAVGRVLFAVFLLVPFFAVAFFALLYPTAWLVFFALLAALPAVLIVATARTSRELITALQLASATSLLYGIGLGLAFAL
- a CDS encoding polyprenyl synthetase family protein; this translates as MNPSVQVPRRGSKLASSLGISERIFSSSEDRAMARAIDAGLEQVEAGLEREARFADPIADVSGRYLLEAGGKRVRPLLTLLIARLGNGTTDEVLLASQAIELTHLASLYHDDVMDEADKRRGVPTAQNVWGNSVAILTGDLLFARASQLMAELGDRALKLQAATFERLVLGQLHETVGPAEGEDEIDHYIQVLADKTGALIAAAARAGIAFSGADPALEQPVVDFGERIGVAFQLVDDVIDLAPTGDDTGKIPGTDLRAGVVTLPLLKLRRLAATDADAASLLDRIERDVVGAPASADALEADASVIARAELTIAELGDHPVTRETIDEAQRWARWAVEAIAPLPEGSVKKALTKFADTIVERTS
- a CDS encoding isochorismate synthase, coding for MSTAGAAHPAARTRLHVETRGVVDPGELLPLADASAPLAWLREGEGIVGVGEALRLEFRGASRFADAADAWRAVAADAEIADAVEVPGSGLVAFASFTFADASAARSALVVPAIVAGRRNGRAWITRIRVVDADGAAPPLPHPTAYGAPFHVRLRDGALPSEAYERAVAEAVRRIGDGEFEKVVLARELRGRMPRGADVRRLVSRLAEDYPDTWTFAVDGLVGASPETLVRVDRGGVSARVLAGTASRGVDTDGDHDAELRLATSTKDRAEHAFAVRSAIDALRPHTSRLEASAEPFTVRLPNLWHLATDLDGTLGDGSTSLDLVAAMHPTAAVAGVPTDAATAAIAELERFDRGRYAGPVGWIGADGDGEWAIALRCAQIGADGTVRAHAGAGIVRDSDPGEELAESTIKFQAVVDAIG
- the menD gene encoding 2-succinyl-5-enolpyruvyl-6-hydroxy-3-cyclohexene-1-carboxylic-acid synthase, yielding MPDASPAPSPASDVAHAFLEGAVAAGVTDLVVCPGSRSQALALAAAELERTGRVRLHVRIDERGAGFLAIGLARESGRPAVVVTTSGTAVANLHPAVLEAHHSGVPLVVLTADRPAELQGIRANQTTVQPGIFGVAVHFEHDVAAPEGLDGETDAAAAVARDAVAASMGLDADGGFRPEPGPGPVHVNLAMREPLSGARTRPAPGAGRPDAEASPRTSDRSGAQGALVASVVDTAPHARAAVGAHGTRIAHGPRTVVVAGAGAGPEAERFARDGDWPLFAEVVSGAHFGPNLVVAYRALLREPEFADGIERVVVFGHPTLSREVPALVAREDVESIVVAPSGSEWYDPGHGVDRFERAVRVEARRAVGEDRAWVGRWVFTSRRMLEPAPSESYVPSVEPTPHEHDLDLAEMDARRAYVRASVDAMREPVTRRRLVEAVWNATWPHDRLLFGASRLVRDADRAVGGRRVTVHANRGLSGIDGTVATALGIAIASQSPLPGAPAEEAEAAAHGVTRALVGDLTLLHDVGSLLAGAGERMPRLQVVVGNDGGGSIFDALEVAGTADPADFDRVQFTPQSVDLSALARAYGWEHRLVDTAGALDAALTSAYERPVLIEVPLAR
- a CDS encoding 1,4-dihydroxy-2-naphthoyl-CoA synthase translates to MGEQVSELFDAGEWADASASVTGGAAFTDITYHHSRDGRIARVAFDRPEVRNAFRPHTVDELYAALEDARTNPRVGVVLLTGNGPSPRDGGWAFCSGGDQRIRGRDGYRYADGEEASGIDAARSGRLHILEVQRLIRFMPKVVIAVVPGWAAGGGHSLHVVCDLTVASAEHGRFKQTDADVGSFDAGYGSAYFARQIGQKFAREVFFLAEEYSAERAYEMGAVNRVVPHADLEREAVSMARTILTKSPTAIRMLKFAFNAVDDGMVGQQVFAGEATRLAYGTDEAVEGRDAFLQKRDPDWGPYPWHF